One window of Populus nigra chromosome 5, ddPopNigr1.1, whole genome shotgun sequence genomic DNA carries:
- the LOC133693421 gene encoding probable glucuronosyltransferase Os03g0107900 translates to MGSPNNRPTRIFSLHHHNTPPCTRSHQIGALLLVFSTFFLTRLFDHPFSTCPPSSLNHDHTSQNVVHFSDGGSLSWPQMGYGTHLSLKIYVYEEDEIDGLKELLRGREGKISADACVKGQWGTQVKIHRLLLQSRFRTRKKEEANLFFVPAYAKCVRMMGGLNDKEINHTYVKALSQMPYFRRSGGRDHIFVFPSGAGAHLFRSWATYINRSIILTPEGDRTDKKDTSSFNTWKDIIIPGNVEDGMTKRGAAMAQPLPLSKRKYLANYLGRAQGKVGRLKLIELAKQYPDKLECPELKFSGPEKFGRMEYFQHLRNAKFCVAPRGESSWTLRFYESFFVECVPVILSDQAEFPFQNVIDYTQISIKWPSTRIGLELLEYLESIPDDDVERMIAAGRQVRCLWVYAPELELCSAMQGIMWELQRKVRQFHQSAETFWLHNRTIVNRNMVEFSSWKPPMPLP, encoded by the exons ATGGGAAGCCCGAACAACCGACCCACCAGAATCTTCTCTCTTCATCACCATAATACACCACCATGCACCCGCTCCCACCAGATTGGCGCTCTCCTCTTAGTCTTCTCCACTTTCTTCCTCACTCGCCTCTTCGACCACCCGTTCTCAACTTGCCCTCCCTCCTCCTTAAATCACGACCACACATCACAAAACGTCGTTCATTTTTCCGACGGTGGATCTCTCTCCTGGCCCCAGATGGGCTACGGGACCCACCTCTCCCTCAAGATCTACGTCTACGAGGAAGACGAAATTGACGGATTGAAGGAACTCTTGCGAGGCAGAGAAGGAAAAATCTCTGCTGATGCTTGCGTTAAAGGCCAGTGGGGCACTCAG GTTAAGATACACAGGTTGCTGTTGCAATCGAGATTTAGGActagaaagaaagaggaagctAATTTATTCTTTGTGCCTGCCTATGCTAAATGTGTACGGATGATGGGTGGTTTGAATGATAAGGAAATTAACCACACTTATGTTaag GCATTGAGTCAAATGCCCTACTTTAGAAGATCAGGAGGACGTGATCACATTTTTGTCTTCCCTAG TGGTGCCGGAGCTCACTTATTTAGATCTTGGGCGACTTACATTAATCGTTCCATAATTCTTACCCCTGAG GGGGATAGGACTGATAAGAAAGATACGAGTTCTTTTAATACGTGGAAAGACATTATCATTCCCGGAAATGTTGAAGATGGGATGACTAAAAGAGGGGCAGCGATGGCTCAACCTCTACCTTTATCAAAGAGGAAGTATTTGGCGAATTATTTAGGACGTGCGCAGGGGAAAGTTGGGCGCCTGAAGTTAATAGAGCTTGCAAAGCAGTATCCAGAtaag TTGGAATGTCCAGAGTTGAAGTTCAGCGGTCCTGAGAAATTTGGAAGGATGGAATATTTTCAACACCTGCGCAATGCAAAGTTCTGCGTTGCTCCACGTGGAGAGTCTTCTTGGACGCTTCGGTTTTATGAGTCCTTTTTTgtg GAGTGTGTCCCGGTTATATTATCAGATCAAGCAGAATTTCCTTTCCAAAACGTGATTGACTACACCCAGATATCAATCAAATGGCCATCTACTCGAATAGGGCTGGAACTTTTGGAGTATCTAGAATCAATTCCag ATGACGATGTAGAGCGGATGATAGCTGCAGGTAGACAAGTAAGATGCTTGTGGGTATATGCTCCAGAACTTGAGTTGTGTTCTGCAATGCAAGGAATAATGTGGGAACTTCAGAGAAAAGTACGGCAGTTTCACCAATCAGCTGAGACATTCTGGCTGCACAATCGAACTATTGTTAACAGAAACATGGTTGAGTTCTCAAGCTGGAAGCCTCCCATGCCTTTGCCTTGA
- the LOC133694592 gene encoding pentatricopeptide repeat-containing protein At3g09040, mitochondrial, whose protein sequence is MLRKFFFLKTSPSSNLHSFHHQLTFSAIPNGSNHPSHTLKPRIYTHILQNCLQKSKQVKTHSLFDEIPQRLSQFSTTNKIIHAQSLKLGFWSKGVLGNVIVDLYAKCADVDYAERAFKQLEDKDILAWNSILSMHSKQGFPHLVVKYFGLLWNSGVWPNEFTFAIVLSFCARLEIVKCGRQVHCNVVKMGFESISYCEGALIGMYAKCNFLTDARSIFDGAVELDKVSWTSMIGGYIKVGLPEEAVKVFQEMEKVGQEPDQVAFVTVINAYVDLGRLDNASDLFSRMPNRNVVAWNLMISGHAKGGYGVEAIEFFQNMRKAGIKSTRSTLGSVLSAIASLAALDFGLLVHAEALKQGLHSNVYVGSSLVSMYAKCGKMEAAKKVFDTLNEQNVVLWNAMLGGYVQNGYANEVMELFFNMKSCGFYPDDFTYSSILSACACLKYLDLGRQLHSVIIKNKFASNLFVGNALVDMYAKSGALEDARQQFELIRNRDNVSWNVIIVGYVQEEDEVEAFHLFRRMNLLGILPDEVSLASILSACASVRGLEQGKQVHCLSVKTGQETKLYSGSSLIDMYAKCGAIDSAHKILACMPERSVVSMNALIAGYAQINLEQAVNLFRDMLVEGINSTEITFASLLDACHEQQKLNLGRQIHCLILKMGLQLDDEFLGVSLLGMYMNSLRTTDASVLFSEFSNPKSAVVWTAMISGLSQNDCSVGALQLYKEMRSCNVLPDQATFVSALRACAVVSSIKDGRETHSLIFHTGFDSDELTSSALVDMYAKCGDVKSSMQVFKEMSRKKDVISWNSMIVGFAKNGYAEDALRVFDEMKQSHVTPDDVTFLGVLTACSHSGRVSEGRLIFDMMVNLYGMQPRADHCACMVDLLGRWGSLKEAEEFINKLNFEPDAKVWATMLGACRIHGDDIRGQQAAEKLIELEPQNSSPYVLLSNIYAASGNWDEVNTLRREMREKGVKKLPGCSWIVVGQETNMFVAGDKSHHSASEIDAVLKDLTPLMRENDYVVQLDFFGDDEE, encoded by the coding sequence ATGCTTCGCAAATTCTTCTTCTTGAAAACCTCACCCTCCTCAAACCTACACTCCTTCCATCACCAACTCACATTCTCAGCGATTCCAAACGGGTCAAATCACCCCTCTCATACCCTTAAACCTCGGATATACACACATATCTTGCAGAACTGTCTGCAAAAAAGCAAGCAAGTCAAAACCCACAGCCTGTTTGATGAAATACCTCAAAGATTATCTCAATTTTCAACCACCAATAAAATTATCCATGCTCAGAGCCTCAAACTTGGTTTCTGGTCAAAAGGGGTTCTAGGCAATGTAATCGTTGACCTTTATGCCAAGTGTGCTGATGTGGACTATGCGGAGAGGGCATTCAAACAGCTTGAAGATAAAGATATATTGGCCTGGAACTCAATTCTATCTATGCATTCAAAACAGGGATTTCCACACTTGGTTGTTAAGTATTTTGGGTTGTTGTGGAATTCTGGTGTGTGGCCAAATGAGTTCACATTTGCTattgttttatcattttgtgCAAGATTGGAGATAGTAAAGTGTGGTAGGCAAGTTCATTGTAATGTTGTTAAGATGGGGTTTGAGTCAATTTCTTATTGTGAGGGTGCTTTAATTGGTATGTATGccaaatgtaattttttaactGATGCTCGAAGCATATTTGATGGAGCAGTAGAATTGGATAAAGTTTCTTGGACATCGATGATTGGTGGGTATATTAAAGTTGGTCTGCCCGAGGAGGCAGTGAAAGTGTTCCAGGAGATGGAGAAAGTTGGACAGGAACCAGACCAGGTAGCATTTGTGACTGTCATAAATGCATATGTTGATTTAGGAAGGCTAGACAATGCATCTGATTTGTTTTCCAGGATGCCTAACCGGAATGTTGTGGCTTGGAATTTGATGATTTCAGGTCATGCCAAAGGAGGTTATGGGGTGGAAGCGATTGAGTTTTTCCAAAATATGAGGAAAGCTGGTATTAAATCCACGAGATCCACGTTGGGAAGTGTATTGAGTGCTATTGCAAGTTTAGCGGCTCTTGACTTTGGCTTGCTAGTTCATGCTGAGGCACTTAAACAGGGGTTACACTCAAATGTTTATGTTGGAAGTTCACTGGTTAGCATGTATGCTAAGTGTGGGAAGATGGAAGCAGCAAAGAAAGTTTTTGATACTTTAAATGAGCAAAACGTAGTGTTGTGGAATGCAATGCTTGGAGGATATGTGCAGAATGGGTATGCCAATGAAGTCatggaattgttttttaatatgaagaGCTGTGGTTTTTACCCGGATGATTTTACCTATAGCAGCATTCTGAGTGCCTGTGCTTgcttaaaatatttagatttggGCCGTCAATTGCATTCAGTTATTATCAAGAACAAATTTGCATCCAACTTGTTTGTTGGAAATGCTTTGGTAGATATGTATGCTAAATCTGGTGCTCTTGAGGATGCAAGGCAACAATTTGAGCTGATAAGAAATAGAGACAATGTTTCTTGGAATGTAATTATTGTTGGATATGtgcaagaagaagatgaagttgAGGCATTCCATTTGTTTCGAAGAATGAATTTGCTTGGGATTCTGCCTGATGAAGTGTCTCTGGCTAGTATATTGAGTGCCTGTGCAAGCGTTAGAGGTCTTGAGCAAGGGAAACAGGTGCATTGTCTTTCAGTCAAAACCGGTCAAGAAACAAAGCTTTACAGTGGAAGTTCCCTCATCGACATGTATGCCAAGTGTGGGGCTATTGATTCTGCACACAAAATTCTTGCTTGCATGCCTGAGCGAAGTGTGGTCTCCATGAATGCACTGATTGCAGGATATGCTCAAATTAATTTGGAACAGGCAGTAAATCTGTTTCGAGATATGCTAGTTGAAGGGATAAACTCCACTGAAATAACATTTGCAAGCCTTTTAGATGCATGTCATGAGCAACAGAAGTTGAATCTAGGAAGGCAAATCCACTGTCTTATTTTAAAGATGGGCCTTCAGCTTGATGATGAATTCTTGGGTGTCTCTCTCTTAGGCATGTACATGAACTCCCTGAGAACAACAGATGCAAGTGTTCTCTTCTCAGagttttcaaatccaaagaGTGCTGTAGTGTGGACTGCTATGATTTCAGGACTTAGTCAAAATGATTGCAGTGTGGGGGCTTTACAACTCTATAAAGAAATGCGCAGCTGCAATGTGTTACCTGACCAAGCTACATTTGTTAGTGCCCTCAGAGCATGTGCTGTCGTATCTTCTATAAAAGATGGTAGAGAGACTCATTCTCTGATTTTCCATACCGGATTTGACTCAGATGAGTTGACGAGTAGTGCCCTTGTAGATATGTATGCCAAATGTGGGGATGTGAAGAGCTCCATGCAAGTTTTTAAGGAAATGAGCAGAAAAAAAGACGTTATTTCTTGGAACTCAATGATAGTTGGATTTGCTAAAAATGGGTATGCAGAAGATGCACTAAGAGTCTTCGATGAGATGAAACAATCACATGTAACACCAGATGATGTCACTTTTCTTGGTGTCCTCACTGCGTGTAGTCATTCAGGGAGGGTATCCGAAGGGCGTCTGATTTTTGACATGATGGTTAACTTATATGGGATGCAGCCTAGAGCAGATCATTGTGCCTGCATGGTTGATCTTCTAGGCAGATGGGGTTCTCTAAAAGAAGCTGAAGAGTTCATTAACAAACTTAATTTCGAACCTGATGCTAAGGTTTGGGCTACAATGCTTGGGGCCTGCAGAATACATGGAGATGACATCAGGGGCCAACAAGCTGCTGAAAAACTCATTGAGCTTGAACCACAAAACTCTTCACCCTACGTACTGCTTTCTAACATTTATGCCGCATCAGGAAACTGGGATGAGGTCAATACTTTGAGGAGGGAAATGAGAGAAAAAGGAGTGAAGAAGTTGCCTGGGTGTAGCTGGATTGTAGTTGGACAGGAGACGAACATGTTTGTGGCAGGAGACAAATCTCATCATAGCGCATCAGAAATCGATGCAGTTTTGAAAGATTTGACACCGCTGATGAGAGAAAATGATTATGTTGTtcagcttgatttttttggcGATGATGAAGAATGA
- the LOC133693931 gene encoding auxin efflux carrier component 6-like isoform X2, with amino-acid sequence MITADDFYKVMCAMVPLYFAMLVAYGSVKWYKIFTPEQCSGINRFVAVFAVPVLSFHFIAQNNPYQMDTKFILADTLSKFLVLVLLSVWAIFFNGQFDWLITLFSVATLPNTLVMGIPLLKAMYGDFTQSLMVQVVVLQCIIWYTLLLFLFEYRAATLLIKAQFPGPTAATISKIELDDDVISLDGRDPLRTESETDGNGRIRVRIRRSTSSAPDSALSSSICLTPRPSNLSNAEVFSVNTPVPLHEYHGYNGHFSHGPNNEIVLCNGDLGLAYRSGTSPRLSGYASSDAYSLQPTPRASNFNELDLTNATNTPFWVRSPVAGKIYRQPSPAVPEVKLVWGESPVICPNGGGKDVPGKEISFRDSCKMPAPEESNSKESVSNQEMPHAIVMIRLILVVVGRKLSRNPNTYSSVLGLLWSLASFKWNVGMPSLVKYSIKIISDAGLGMAMFSLASDNCMRQEKGNNGNGNQIHLWTNRNVDNFGRCWNERSAAPCGHSAGSSFTRDCAIRLCKGIRVASRYNEYRGNLRHVGFLAGNPHLLYISRPVRIRKG; translated from the exons ATGATCACTGCAGATGATTTCTACAAGGTCATGTGTGCAATGGTGCCTCTGTATTTTGCAATGCTGGTTGCGTATGGATCAGTGAAATGGTACAAGATATTCACACCGGAGCAGTGCTCAGGGATCAACAGATTTGTTGCCGTTTTTGCAGTCCCAGTGCTGTCTTTCCACTTCATCGCTCAAAACAATCCATACCAAATGGACACCAAGTTCATACTGGCTGATACTCTTTCGAAATTCTTAGTCCTTGTTCTGCTCTCAGTGTGGGCTATTTTCTTTAATGGACAATTTGATTGGCTTATCACTCTCTTCTCAGTCGCTACTTTGCCTAACACACTTGTCATGGGCATTCCTTTGCTCAAGGCCATGTATGGAGATTTCACACAGAGCCTCATGGTGCAAGTGGTTGTTCTTCAATGTATAATATG GTACACGCTTCTGCTCTTCCTCTTTGAATACAGAGCTGCAACCCTCCTAATCAAAGCCCAATTTCCCGGCCCTACAGCAGCCACCATTTCCAAAATCGAACTGGACGACGACGTCATCTCGCTCGACGGCAGGGATCCACTCCGCACAGAATCAGAAACAGACGGCAACGGACGCATACGAGTCCGCATCAGACGGTCCACATCTTCGGCTCCAGACTCCGCTTTATCATCCTCCATATGCCTCACTCCTAGACCATCAAACCTCTCCAACGCCGAAGTTTTCTCCGTTAATACCCCTGTGCCACTGCACGAATACCATGGCTATAATGGTCATTTCAGTCATGGACCCAACAATGAGATTGTGCTGTGTAATGGTGACTTGGGATTGGCATATCGGTCTGGAACGAGTCCGAGGTTGTCAGGATACGCGTCGTCTGATGCTTACTCACTTCAACCGACACCACGTGCGTCCAACTTTAACGAATTGGACCTAACTAATGCAACGAACACGCCTTTTTGGGTCCGATCTCCAGTCGCCGGTAAAATTTACCGGCAGCCATCTCCGGCAGTTCCTGAAGTCAAGCTAGTCTGGGGTGAGTCGCCAGTAATATGTCCAAATGGCGGCGGCAAAGATGTGCCAG GCAAGGAAATCAGCTTCAGAGACAGTTGTAAAATGCCAGCACCAGAGGAATCGAATTCGAAGGAATCAGTGAGCAACCAAGAAATGCCGCATGCCATTGTCATGATTAGACTTATACTTGTTGTGGTAGGGAGGAAGCTCTCTCGAAATCCAAATACATACTCGAGTGTCTTGGGGCTTCTCTGGTCTTTAGCCTCTTTCAA ATGGAATGTGGGAATGCCCAGCTTGgtgaaatattcaataaaaataatttcagacGCAGGTCTTGGGATGGCCATGTTCAGTTTAG CCTCGGATAATTGTATGCGGCAAGAAAAGGGCAACAATGGCAATGGCAATCAGATTCATTTGTGGACCAATCGTAATGTCGACAACTTCGGTCGCTGTTGGAATGAGAGGAGTGCGGCTCCGTGCGGCCATAGTGCAG GCAGCTCTTTCACAAGGGATTGTGCCATTCGTCTTTGCAAGGGAATACGGGTTGCATCCCGATATAATGAGTACAGG GGTAATCTTCGGCATGTTGGTTTCCTTGCCGGTAACCCTCATCTACTATATATTTCTAGGCCTGTGAGAATAAGGAAAGGTTAG
- the LOC133694146 gene encoding stearoyl-[acyl-carrier-protein] 9-desaturase 6, chloroplastic: MQVSHFFSSHRLSCTTHGQKMIHHRLSPPSSTVRFRPPSDRSITVAVAAPPQLLKHQRTHSMPSEKIEIFKSLDNWATQNVLPLLKPVDQCWQPQNFLPDPSLTFSDFTDQVRALRDRTDGLPDEYFVVLVGDMITEDALPTYQTMINTLDGVRDETGASLSPWATWTRAWTAEENRHGDLLRSYLYLSGRVDMLMIEKTVQYLIGSGMDPGTENNPYLGFVYTSFQERATFVSHGNTARLAKEGGDPVLARICGTIASDERRHENAYSKIVEKLLEVDPTGAMLAIGDMMRKKITMPAHLMHDGQDPHLFEHFSSVAQRLGVYTADDYADILEFLIGRWRLEKLEGLTGEGRRAQDFVCGLAPRIRRLQERADEKAKKMKPLSARFSWIFNKEVAL, encoded by the exons ATGCAAGTCTCACACTTCTTCAGTAGCCACCGACTTTCATGCACTACACATGGCCAGAAAATGATCCACCACCGCTTATCACCACCATCTTCCACCGTCAGATTCCGTCCACCATCAGATCGGTCTATCACTGTTGCCGTGGCTGCTCCACCACAGCTACTAAAGCACCAAAGGACACACTCGATGCCATCAGAGAAGATAGAAATATTCAAGTCATTAGATAATTGGGCTACGCAAAATGTCTTACCACTTCTAAAACCTGTAGACCAATGCTGGCAGCCGCAGAACTTCTTGCCTGACCCTTCGTTAACATTTTCTGATTTCACTGATCAGGTGAGAGCCCTGCGTGATCGGACGGATGGGCTTCCAGATGAGTATTTTGTGGTGTTGGTGGGCGACATGATCACCGAGGATGCTTTGCCTACGTATCAAACCATGATCAACACGCTCGATGGTGTTAGAGATGAGACCGGGGCCAGCCTGAGCCCATGGGCCACTTGGACCCGGGCCTGGACTGCCGAGGAGAATCGGCATGGAGATTTGCTTAGATCTTATTTGTATTTATCGGGTCGGGTTGACATGCTAATGATTGAGAAGACTGTTCAGTATCTGATCGGATCTGGCATG GATCCTGGGACAGAAAACAACCCTTATTTGGGGTTTGTGTACACGTCATTTCAAGAGCGAGCCACCTTTGTCTCACATGGCAACACGGCTCGCTTGGCTAAAGAGGGAGGTGATCCGGTGCTAGCGCGCATCTGTGGTACCATTGCATCAGACGAGAGACGCCACGAGAATGCTTACTCCAAGATCGTGGAGAAGCTCCTTGAGGTGGACCCCACGGGTGCAATGCTGGCTATAGGAGACATGATGCGTAAGAAAATCACGATGCCAGCCCACTTGATGCACGATGGGCAGGACCCACATCTCTTTGAGCACTTCTCATCCGTGGCCCAGCGGCTTGGGGTTTACACGGCTGACGATTATGCGGATATTTTGGAGTTCTTGATTGGACGGTGGAGATTGGAGAAGCTAGAGGGGTTGACGGGCGAGGGAAGACGTGCACAGGATTTCGTGTGCGGGTTAGCCCCCAGGATTAGAAGGCTGCAGGAGCGAGCTGATGAGAAAGCTAAAAAGATGAAGCCACTTAGCGCGAGGTTTAGCTGGATTTTCAATAAGGAGGTCGCCTTGTAA
- the LOC133693931 gene encoding auxin efflux carrier component 6-like isoform X1 — MITADDFYKVMCAMVPLYFAMLVAYGSVKWYKIFTPEQCSGINRFVAVFAVPVLSFHFIAQNNPYQMDTKFILADTLSKFLVLVLLSVWAIFFNGQFDWLITLFSVATLPNTLVMGIPLLKAMYGDFTQSLMVQVVVLQCIIWYTLLLFLFEYRAATLLIKAQFPGPTAATISKIELDDDVISLDGRDPLRTESETDGNGRIRVRIRRSTSSAPDSALSSSICLTPRPSNLSNAEVFSVNTPVPLHEYHGYNGHFSHGPNNEIVLCNGDLGLAYRSGTSPRLSGYASSDAYSLQPTPRASNFNELDLTNATNTPFWVRSPVAGKIYRQPSPAVPEVKLVWGESPVICPNGGGKDVPGKEISFRDSCKMPAPEESNSKESVSNQEMPHAIVMIRLILVVVGRKLSRNPNTYSSVLGLLWSLASFKWNVGMPSLVKYSIKIISDAGLGMAMFSLGLFMALQPRIIVCGKKRATMAMAIRFICGPIVMSTTSVAVGMRGVRLRAAIVQAALSQGIVPFVFAREYGLHPDIMSTGVIFGMLVSLPVTLIYYIFLGL; from the exons ATGATCACTGCAGATGATTTCTACAAGGTCATGTGTGCAATGGTGCCTCTGTATTTTGCAATGCTGGTTGCGTATGGATCAGTGAAATGGTACAAGATATTCACACCGGAGCAGTGCTCAGGGATCAACAGATTTGTTGCCGTTTTTGCAGTCCCAGTGCTGTCTTTCCACTTCATCGCTCAAAACAATCCATACCAAATGGACACCAAGTTCATACTGGCTGATACTCTTTCGAAATTCTTAGTCCTTGTTCTGCTCTCAGTGTGGGCTATTTTCTTTAATGGACAATTTGATTGGCTTATCACTCTCTTCTCAGTCGCTACTTTGCCTAACACACTTGTCATGGGCATTCCTTTGCTCAAGGCCATGTATGGAGATTTCACACAGAGCCTCATGGTGCAAGTGGTTGTTCTTCAATGTATAATATG GTACACGCTTCTGCTCTTCCTCTTTGAATACAGAGCTGCAACCCTCCTAATCAAAGCCCAATTTCCCGGCCCTACAGCAGCCACCATTTCCAAAATCGAACTGGACGACGACGTCATCTCGCTCGACGGCAGGGATCCACTCCGCACAGAATCAGAAACAGACGGCAACGGACGCATACGAGTCCGCATCAGACGGTCCACATCTTCGGCTCCAGACTCCGCTTTATCATCCTCCATATGCCTCACTCCTAGACCATCAAACCTCTCCAACGCCGAAGTTTTCTCCGTTAATACCCCTGTGCCACTGCACGAATACCATGGCTATAATGGTCATTTCAGTCATGGACCCAACAATGAGATTGTGCTGTGTAATGGTGACTTGGGATTGGCATATCGGTCTGGAACGAGTCCGAGGTTGTCAGGATACGCGTCGTCTGATGCTTACTCACTTCAACCGACACCACGTGCGTCCAACTTTAACGAATTGGACCTAACTAATGCAACGAACACGCCTTTTTGGGTCCGATCTCCAGTCGCCGGTAAAATTTACCGGCAGCCATCTCCGGCAGTTCCTGAAGTCAAGCTAGTCTGGGGTGAGTCGCCAGTAATATGTCCAAATGGCGGCGGCAAAGATGTGCCAG GCAAGGAAATCAGCTTCAGAGACAGTTGTAAAATGCCAGCACCAGAGGAATCGAATTCGAAGGAATCAGTGAGCAACCAAGAAATGCCGCATGCCATTGTCATGATTAGACTTATACTTGTTGTGGTAGGGAGGAAGCTCTCTCGAAATCCAAATACATACTCGAGTGTCTTGGGGCTTCTCTGGTCTTTAGCCTCTTTCAA ATGGAATGTGGGAATGCCCAGCTTGgtgaaatattcaataaaaataatttcagacGCAGGTCTTGGGATGGCCATGTTCAGTTTAG GGTTGTTCATGGCTCTTCAGCCTCGGATAATTGTATGCGGCAAGAAAAGGGCAACAATGGCAATGGCAATCAGATTCATTTGTGGACCAATCGTAATGTCGACAACTTCGGTCGCTGTTGGAATGAGAGGAGTGCGGCTCCGTGCGGCCATAGTGCAG GCAGCTCTTTCACAAGGGATTGTGCCATTCGTCTTTGCAAGGGAATACGGGTTGCATCCCGATATAATGAGTACAGG GGTAATCTTCGGCATGTTGGTTTCCTTGCCGGTAACCCTCATCTACTATATATTTCTAGGCCTGTGA